Proteins encoded by one window of Rhodobacteraceae bacterium IMCC1335:
- a CDS encoding TRAP transporter large permease subunit: protein MDIGTISLILLIGLFILLAIGMPLGLASAILAVLVLVMKFEPALLSNPLSFGCPDWYTEANPGARCTLTGRPGAGALNILQQKIYGVMTSYVLISVPLFIFMASLLERSGIAKDMYSSLNVWLNGTRGGIAIVTSIMAVIMAAMSGIIGGEVVLLGLIALPQMLRLGYNQNLAIGTICASGSLGTMIPPSIVLIMYGLITETSIKALFTAAFLPGFMLASFIIIYIIIRTQIRPEDAPLPEPAEGEPQGYDKLKLFIAFLNVVFFGAVTALFLRALFFTVTGQNAPLDDAIEPIFLGTADYLPWFAGYIIASVLIAFFGFGRERSALAWEMGKGLVAPMVVIGVVLGSIYGGITGITEAAGMGAIAVLIIAILRGEANFELVWDSLMRTMKSTGTIIWVTIGAAALAGAYTIAGGPRFVADLIVGSEMPTMLVLLSMMFILLIMGAFMDWVGIVLLIIPVFLPIVLRLPIQEIGIFGELNPRHVATWFGVLFCMNMQVSFLSPPFGPAAFYLKSVAPAHISLTDIFKGFLPFIGIQLMALSVLLIWPPIVSVLL from the coding sequence ATGGATATCGGAACTATTTCTCTGATCTTGTTAATAGGCCTGTTTATTTTACTTGCCATTGGCATGCCTCTTGGCTTGGCCTCGGCCATTTTGGCCGTTTTGGTTTTAGTAATGAAGTTTGAACCTGCCCTTTTGTCTAACCCGCTCAGCTTCGGGTGCCCTGACTGGTATACTGAGGCAAATCCCGGCGCACGATGTACGCTTACCGGGAGGCCGGGGGCGGGAGCCCTGAATATCCTGCAGCAAAAAATTTACGGCGTCATGACCAGCTATGTTTTGATTTCGGTACCTTTGTTCATCTTTATGGCCTCGCTATTGGAACGTTCGGGTATTGCCAAAGATATGTATAGCTCTTTGAATGTCTGGCTGAACGGAACCCGTGGCGGTATTGCTATCGTGACCTCGATCATGGCGGTGATTATGGCTGCGATGTCGGGGATTATTGGGGGAGAAGTGGTGCTGCTGGGATTGATTGCCTTGCCGCAAATGCTCCGCCTTGGCTATAATCAAAACCTCGCAATCGGAACAATCTGCGCCTCGGGATCTTTGGGCACAATGATCCCCCCCTCAATCGTTTTGATTATGTATGGGTTGATCACAGAAACCTCGATCAAAGCGCTGTTTACCGCAGCGTTTTTACCCGGTTTCATGTTGGCAAGCTTCATCATCATCTACATCATTATTCGAACCCAAATCCGCCCCGAAGATGCCCCGCTGCCTGAGCCTGCTGAAGGCGAGCCGCAGGGATATGACAAATTGAAACTGTTCATCGCGTTTTTGAATGTTGTCTTTTTTGGCGCTGTAACCGCATTATTCTTGCGCGCCTTGTTCTTCACGGTAACGGGCCAAAACGCACCCTTGGATGACGCCATAGAGCCCATCTTCTTAGGAACTGCGGATTACCTTCCATGGTTTGCCGGCTATATCATTGCCTCTGTGCTGATCGCGTTTTTTGGCTTTGGCCGCGAGCGCTCTGCATTGGCCTGGGAAATGGGCAAGGGGTTGGTTGCGCCTATGGTCGTGATCGGCGTGGTTCTTGGATCAATTTACGGTGGCATTACAGGCATTACAGAAGCGGCAGGCATGGGCGCGATTGCGGTTTTGATCATCGCCATATTACGCGGCGAAGCCAATTTTGAGCTGGTCTGGGACAGCCTAATGCGCACGATGAAATCAACCGGAACCATCATTTGGGTGACCATCGGTGCCGCAGCGCTTGCAGGGGCCTATACGATCGCGGGTGGGCCGCGTTTTGTGGCAGATCTGATCGTTGGCTCCGAAATGCCCACGATGCTGGTTCTTCTTTCTATGATGTTCATTCTCTTGATCATGGGCGCTTTTATGGATTGGGTTGGGATTGTTTTGCTGATCATCCCGGTCTTTTTGCCGATCGTTTTGCGCCTGCCCATTCAAGAAATTGGCATTTTTGGTGAATTGAATCCGCGCCATGTGGCAACTTGGTTTGGGGTATTATTCTGTATGAATATGCAGGTCAGCTTCTTATCACCACCCTTTGGGCCGGCCGCATTTTACCTCAAATCAGTGGCGCCTGCGCATATTTCGCTGACTGATATTTTCAAAGGCTTCTTACCCTTTATCGGCATTCAGCTGATGGCCTTGTCAGTCTTGCTGATCTGGCCACCGATTGTTTCAGTTCTGTTATAA
- a CDS encoding TRAP transporter small permease subunit produces MQGNTVNHKEWYIPAAFIICFAWQCWHFPYFILDFFTPEDQSLFDQLSAQMIRNDVTPNLPGLFGGFADIVDWFTLIALPILLVFGLFTVERARMEFEHWRPVDRFAVFIGRITMVQIVLLTSVMIYEVFMRYVVEAPTLWANELSLWVASFVFLCAGLYAMQQRSHIRIFLLYDVLPRALQRVCDTISTLLIVIFAFFLCYGGYGESFKKFYSWETFGTAFDPPIPATLKPFILVMVSLVALQSVFNLFSDWKLEPVKHSATDDIEDEIETLKRNVGSN; encoded by the coding sequence ATGCAGGGAAATACGGTTAACCACAAGGAATGGTATATACCAGCCGCCTTTATCATTTGTTTTGCCTGGCAATGCTGGCACTTCCCCTATTTCATCCTGGATTTTTTCACTCCAGAGGACCAATCGCTGTTTGACCAGCTCTCTGCTCAAATGATCCGCAATGATGTGACCCCGAATCTGCCAGGCTTATTTGGCGGCTTCGCGGATATTGTAGATTGGTTCACGCTGATTGCGCTTCCTATTTTGCTGGTTTTTGGCTTGTTCACGGTTGAACGGGCGCGCATGGAATTCGAGCATTGGCGCCCGGTAGATCGGTTCGCTGTTTTCATTGGTCGGATCACGATGGTGCAAATCGTTCTACTGACCAGTGTAATGATCTACGAAGTGTTCATGCGCTACGTGGTGGAGGCGCCTACATTATGGGCCAATGAGCTGTCATTATGGGTGGCCAGCTTTGTGTTTTTATGCGCAGGGCTTTACGCGATGCAGCAGCGCAGCCATATTAGGATTTTCTTGCTCTATGATGTTTTACCGCGCGCTTTACAACGTGTCTGCGACACCATCTCAACCCTTCTCATCGTTATTTTCGCGTTCTTTTTATGTTATGGTGGGTATGGCGAGTCTTTCAAAAAGTTTTACAGTTGGGAAACATTTGGCACCGCCTTTGATCCACCGATACCCGCCACTTTAAAGCCGTTTATTTTGGTGATGGTATCTTTGGTGGCCTTGCAGTCTGTGTTTAACCTGTTTTCTGACTGGAAGCTCGAACCCGTCAAACATTCAGCAACAGACGATATAGAAGACGAAATTGAAACATTGAAACGCAACGTGGGATCAAACTGA
- a CDS encoding mandelate racemase/muconate lactonizing enzyme family protein: MEITKITSHILQYNMPQTLGYSQQFYDKRTAHLIEVETDEGLTGWGECFGPGNIALANRTIVQDVIQPMILGHSPLDRDVLWHKTYNLMRDHGQKGMPMQALSGVDIALWDIAGKVANLPLYQLIGGAHRKQIPVYGYGMMLRPEPLENLTARFKEEARAIKDMGFVATKMKVGLGPRADIKLAEAVRRGIGDDFRFMVDANHCYTTSDAFTVGRALEDLGAYWFEEPIAPEDLQGYRELRAGLNVNISGGEAEFNRWGWRSLLESRGLDIAQPEVCALGGISEYLRVLALCHAHFTPVVNHVWGSAVAVATNMHLLASMPDLPGGMNPWEPMLEFDTTDNKFRDELLETPLEIQAQVAQTNGYIALPEGPGLGITPDRDFLQYFAL; encoded by the coding sequence ATGGAAATAACCAAAATCACCAGCCATATTCTGCAATATAACATGCCGCAGACGCTGGGCTATTCTCAACAGTTTTATGACAAACGCACCGCGCATCTGATCGAAGTTGAAACCGACGAAGGTCTTACCGGTTGGGGGGAATGCTTTGGCCCGGGCAATATTGCGCTTGCGAACCGCACCATCGTGCAAGATGTTATTCAACCAATGATCTTGGGCCACTCACCGCTTGATCGGGATGTCTTGTGGCATAAAACCTATAATCTAATGCGCGACCACGGACAAAAGGGCATGCCGATGCAGGCCTTATCTGGGGTAGATATCGCGCTGTGGGATATTGCCGGAAAAGTCGCAAATTTGCCGCTTTATCAACTGATCGGCGGCGCGCATCGCAAACAAATTCCCGTTTATGGATACGGCATGATGCTGCGCCCGGAGCCGCTTGAAAATTTGACAGCCCGCTTTAAAGAAGAAGCGCGCGCGATCAAAGATATGGGCTTTGTTGCAACAAAAATGAAAGTGGGCTTGGGGCCTCGCGCAGATATAAAACTGGCGGAAGCCGTGCGGCGCGGCATTGGCGATGATTTTAGGTTCATGGTGGATGCAAATCACTGCTATACAACAAGCGATGCTTTTACAGTGGGGCGCGCGCTTGAAGATCTTGGCGCCTATTGGTTTGAAGAACCGATCGCACCAGAAGATCTGCAAGGTTACCGCGAATTGCGCGCGGGCCTGAACGTCAATATTTCAGGCGGTGAAGCCGAATTTAACAGATGGGGTTGGCGCAGTCTGCTTGAATCGCGCGGGCTGGATATAGCCCAGCCAGAAGTGTGTGCCTTGGGGGGTATATCGGAATATTTGCGAGTATTGGCGCTGTGTCACGCGCATTTCACGCCGGTGGTCAATCACGTCTGGGGGTCGGCGGTTGCCGTTGCAACCAATATGCACTTACTCGCGTCCATGCCTGATTTGCCCGGCGGGATGAACCCTTGGGAGCCAATGTTGGAATTTGACACAACCGATAATAAATTCCGCGATGAATTGTTGGAAACGCCGTTAGAAATTCAAGCGCAAGTTGCCCAAACCAATGGCTATATTGCGCTGCCAGAGGGCCCAGGCCTTGGGATCACACCAGATAGAGACTTTTTGCAATACTTTGCACTATAA
- a CDS encoding C4-dicarboxylate ABC transporter substrate-binding protein, whose product MKIVKKVAFAAGIAAMAATSASAATNLRIQTHFSEESPNGKLAAQFIDNVQTMSGGEISIEMYYSSSVVSSVETFDAAATGVLDCDMTGGAYQTGKNPAFQFVGDIMGGYDSPWDQYSWLYNGGGYEAAQELYNKYDMQFIGWWIPGMESLSSSKPIRNAEDFKNWKFRSPPGMATMIFDNLGASPIVMDFTEIFTALETGIIDGADASNIATNVSLGLYDIVKHTNYPGFHSMPSDHLACNKAVWDGMPEAHRRIINVAMESLAFQTSMQVGKGMTAAASKLRGEGVTLHDWSPEDRASFRAAAQAAWSDFATTPEAKALLASHVTYLKELGLVD is encoded by the coding sequence ATGAAAATAGTAAAAAAGGTAGCCTTTGCTGCCGGTATCGCAGCTATGGCTGCAACAAGTGCATCCGCAGCGACCAACCTGCGCATTCAAACGCATTTCTCTGAAGAAAGCCCCAACGGTAAGCTTGCGGCGCAATTTATCGACAATGTGCAAACAATGTCTGGCGGTGAGATCTCGATCGAGATGTATTATTCATCTTCCGTGGTTTCTTCTGTGGAAACATTCGACGCGGCTGCCACAGGTGTTTTGGATTGCGACATGACAGGTGGTGCTTACCAAACAGGTAAGAACCCTGCATTCCAATTTGTTGGCGACATCATGGGCGGATATGACTCACCCTGGGATCAGTATAGCTGGCTCTATAACGGTGGTGGTTATGAGGCAGCACAAGAGCTGTACAACAAATATGACATGCAGTTCATCGGTTGGTGGATCCCAGGCATGGAGAGCCTGTCTTCTTCAAAACCAATCCGTAACGCAGAAGATTTCAAAAACTGGAAATTCCGGTCACCTCCAGGCATGGCAACGATGATTTTTGACAATCTTGGCGCCTCACCCATCGTGATGGATTTCACCGAAATCTTCACCGCTTTGGAAACTGGTATCATTGATGGAGCGGATGCATCAAACATCGCCACAAACGTGAGCTTGGGCCTGTATGACATCGTGAAGCACACAAACTATCCTGGTTTTCACTCAATGCCATCTGATCACTTGGCCTGTAACAAAGCCGTTTGGGATGGCATGCCCGAAGCACACCGCCGCATCATCAATGTTGCGATGGAATCCTTGGCCTTCCAAACCTCAATGCAGGTGGGCAAAGGCATGACTGCAGCAGCCTCTAAGCTGCGCGGCGAAGGTGTAACCTTGCATGACTGGTCTCCCGAAGACCGGGCCAGCTTCCGCGCCGCTGCGCAAGCCGCTTGGAGCGATTTCGCAACCACTCCAGAAGCGAAAGCTTTGCTTGCAAGCCACGTGACATATCTCAAAGAGCTGGGTCTGGTAGACTAA
- a CDS encoding FCD domain-containing protein: MDEENDIYEGLRLRVTSGGLTPNTKLKPAVLRHDYNCSASTIREALFRLSTVGLVSFQEQRGFRVPIPTDQAQHELTHLRILLECEGACLSIRQGGIDWESRLTAAHHKLSHIEKRVRGSADHTPLFILWAKAEQAFHETLISDCGSDVLKATHAMIYQRFRQQVFNSDKKFVFVAENIEQHQGILEAALMRDEALIRSRIYSHLERNLVFDMPPELPKLSY; encoded by the coding sequence ATGGATGAAGAAAACGATATTTACGAAGGTCTGCGTCTGCGGGTAACCTCGGGTGGGTTGACGCCGAATACGAAATTAAAACCAGCCGTTTTGCGTCATGATTATAATTGTTCGGCCAGCACCATTCGAGAGGCTTTGTTCAGATTATCCACCGTTGGTTTGGTGTCTTTTCAAGAGCAGCGTGGCTTTCGCGTTCCAATTCCAACCGATCAAGCACAACATGAACTGACGCATCTGCGTATTTTGCTTGAATGCGAGGGGGCATGCTTGTCGATTCGTCAGGGCGGCATCGATTGGGAATCTCGGTTGACCGCGGCGCATCATAAATTGTCGCATATTGAAAAAAGAGTGCGAGGAAGCGCCGACCATACGCCACTTTTCATTCTTTGGGCAAAAGCCGAGCAAGCCTTTCATGAAACCCTTATTTCAGACTGCGGATCAGATGTGCTCAAAGCCACGCATGCGATGATCTACCAGCGATTTCGCCAGCAAGTTTTTAATTCTGATAAGAAATTTGTATTTGTTGCCGAAAACATTGAGCAGCATCAGGGAATTTTAGAGGCTGCTTTGATGCGGGATGAGGCGTTGATTCGGTCTCGTATCTATAGCCATTTAGAAAGAAACTTGGTGTTCGACATGCCGCCCGAGCTGCCCAAGCTTTCTTATTAA
- a CDS encoding NAD-dependent epimerase/dehydratase family protein, translating into MTKILILGGGGMVGQKLANHLLAGGLPGHKTLDIILFDMAFPLKQNGRLRCITGSLTDAQNITMLAQLRPDLVFHLASIVSGEAESNFDAGWQVNMFTMWHYLEALRKLHIETGGTYVPKIIFTSSIAVFGGPFPEQIDDTFLSAPQTSYGSQKASCELLLSDFSRKGFVDGISLRLPTICVRPGKANLAASSFFSGIIREPLNGQKAILPVDESVRHWHASPRAAAGFLKHAATLDSRLLENRRALNLPGVSCTVAEQIEALRRAAGQSVVNLIERRPDDTIINIVSSWPRNFTAQRARALGFQAEASFDEIIATYIQDDLPSAGKVNAD; encoded by the coding sequence ATGACAAAAATCTTGATCCTTGGCGGTGGCGGTATGGTGGGGCAAAAGCTTGCCAATCATCTTTTGGCAGGCGGCTTGCCCGGCCATAAGACGCTCGATATTATTTTGTTTGATATGGCCTTTCCCCTGAAACAAAACGGGCGTCTGCGCTGTATAACCGGCTCTTTGACCGATGCGCAAAATATAACAATGCTTGCCCAATTGCGCCCCGATCTCGTCTTTCATCTGGCATCGATCGTTTCGGGCGAAGCTGAAAGCAATTTCGACGCGGGCTGGCAAGTTAATATGTTCACAATGTGGCATTATCTGGAAGCGTTAAGAAAACTGCATATAGAAACCGGCGGAACATATGTGCCCAAAATTATTTTCACCTCCTCAATTGCCGTCTTCGGAGGCCCGTTTCCGGAACAGATTGACGATACGTTTTTAAGCGCCCCTCAAACCAGCTATGGATCTCAAAAAGCCTCCTGTGAATTGCTGCTGTCAGATTTTAGCAGAAAAGGGTTTGTAGATGGGATATCCTTGCGGTTACCAACGATCTGCGTGCGCCCAGGCAAGGCCAACCTGGCTGCCTCATCGTTTTTTTCAGGGATCATACGCGAGCCTTTAAATGGCCAAAAAGCAATTTTACCTGTGGATGAAAGCGTGCGCCATTGGCACGCTTCTCCGCGCGCAGCCGCGGGGTTTTTAAAGCATGCCGCAACGCTAGACAGCCGCCTGTTGGAAAATCGGCGCGCGCTCAACCTGCCAGGCGTAAGTTGCACCGTGGCGGAGCAAATAGAGGCGCTGCGCCGTGCTGCGGGCCAGTCGGTCGTTAACTTGATTGAGCGTCGACCTGATGACACGATCATTAATATCGTTTCCTCCTGGCCTCGAAATTTCACCGCGCAACGTGCGCGTGCGCTGGGCTTTCAAGCAGAAGCCAGTTTTGATGAGATCATCGCAACCTATATTCAGGATGATTTGCCCAGCGCTGGCAAAGTCAACGCTGATTAA
- a CDS encoding NAD-binding protein, protein MSEISKVAFLGTGLMGFPMARNLSAAGVTLSAWNRSAEKAIGLSGFGVHVATSAAEAVKNADIIISMVSDGPTVALILDDAALQKALKPDAVWVDMSSTKPEEARAQAAHLRAFNIRHLDAPVSGGTKGAEAGSLAIMVGGAVDDFSQVQDVLAGMGRPTHVGPSGAGQLAKLANQAIVAVTIGAVAEAMLLLERGGADPAAVRAALQGGFADSVILQQHGERMTTGNFVPGGPAKFHLKDLNNGLNEAAQLGVSLPVTQHIRDRFKYFVEHMGGADTDHSGLYLELLEHGKNKP, encoded by the coding sequence ATGTCGGAAATATCAAAGGTCGCATTTCTAGGAACAGGTCTTATGGGGTTCCCAATGGCTAGGAATTTATCTGCCGCCGGCGTCACGCTCAGCGCTTGGAACAGATCTGCTGAAAAAGCGATCGGGCTCTCTGGCTTTGGCGTGCATGTGGCGACAAGCGCCGCAGAGGCAGTTAAAAATGCTGATATAATCATTTCAATGGTGTCAGATGGCCCGACCGTGGCCCTGATCTTAGACGATGCGGCCTTGCAAAAAGCGCTTAAACCCGACGCAGTCTGGGTGGATATGTCCAGCACGAAACCAGAAGAAGCGCGCGCCCAAGCGGCGCATTTGCGCGCCTTTAACATCCGCCATTTAGACGCGCCCGTTTCAGGCGGCACCAAAGGGGCCGAAGCCGGAAGTCTTGCGATTATGGTTGGGGGGGCTGTCGATGATTTTTCGCAAGTTCAAGATGTTCTGGCCGGCATGGGCCGGCCAACCCATGTGGGGCCATCGGGCGCTGGACAATTGGCCAAGCTGGCGAACCAGGCCATCGTTGCCGTTACAATCGGCGCGGTTGCCGAAGCCATGCTGCTGCTCGAGCGCGGCGGCGCCGATCCGGCAGCGGTGCGGGCAGCCTTGCAGGGCGGCTTTGCTGATAGCGTTATTCTTCAGCAACATGGAGAGCGTATGACGACGGGCAATTTTGTGCCTGGTGGGCCTGCCAAATTTCACCTCAAAGATCTGAATAACGGGCTAAATGAAGCCGCACAGCTTGGCGTGAGCTTACCCGTCACGCAGCATATCCGAGATCGCTTTAAATATTTCGTTGAGCATATGGGTGGCGCAGATACAGACCATTCTGGCCTGTATTTAGAATTGCTCGAACATGGAAAGAACAAGCCATGA
- a CDS encoding SDR family oxidoreductase has protein sequence MSGNRLKNKRILVTAAGQGIGRAAALAMVAEGAEVFATDINPEGLAQLKSEATGTLEIFELDVRSVASVVAGVAVAQPDVLFNCAGFVHNGTVLEASDEDWDFAFDLNVRSMLRTVRAALPGMLERGSGSIINMSSACSSVIGAPNRFVYGTTKAAVLGLTKSVAIDYITKGIRCNAICPGTVESPSLHDRLHATGDYEAAMKAFIARQPMGRIAKAEEIAALVVYLASDESAFTTGQAHIIDGGWSG, from the coding sequence ATGTCTGGTAACAGATTGAAAAATAAACGCATTTTGGTGACGGCGGCGGGTCAAGGGATTGGCCGCGCGGCGGCTTTGGCGATGGTGGCTGAGGGCGCTGAGGTATTCGCCACTGATATAAATCCCGAAGGCTTGGCGCAGTTGAAATCCGAGGCGACCGGCACTTTAGAAATATTTGAATTAGACGTCCGCTCAGTGGCCTCTGTGGTGGCGGGCGTTGCAGTAGCGCAGCCCGATGTATTGTTCAATTGTGCCGGTTTTGTGCATAATGGCACGGTGCTAGAGGCCAGCGATGAAGATTGGGATTTCGCCTTTGATCTGAATGTGCGCTCGATGTTGCGGACCGTGCGGGCGGCTTTGCCGGGCATGTTAGAGCGCGGATCAGGCTCTATTATCAATATGTCTTCAGCCTGCTCTTCGGTTATCGGAGCGCCAAACCGGTTTGTCTATGGCACCACGAAGGCGGCGGTTCTGGGCCTCACAAAATCGGTTGCAATCGACTACATTACCAAAGGGATCCGCTGCAATGCGATCTGCCCGGGCACGGTTGAAAGCCCGAGCTTGCATGATCGCTTGCATGCCACCGGTGATTACGAGGCGGCGATGAAAGCTTTTATTGCGCGCCAACCGATGGGGCGGATTGCAAAAGCAGAAGAAATCGCGGCGCTGGTGGTGTATCTTGCCAGCGATGAAAGTGCCTTTACCACAGGGCAAGCCCATATCATTGACGGCGGATGGTCAGGATAA
- a CDS encoding dihydroxy-acid dehydratase (catalyzes the formation of 3-methyl-2-oxobutanoate from 2,3,-dihydroxy-3-methylbutanoate) yields the protein MKKIQIEDLRSRKWFMNADNREMTALYLERYLNYGLTRKELQSGKPIIGIAQTGSDLSPCNRHHLELTKRVRDGIIAAGGTPIEIPVHPIQETGKRPTAMLDRNLAYLSLVETLFGYPLDGVVLNIGCDKTTPALLMAAATVNIPAIALSVGPMLNGWFNGERTGSGTIVWKAREMLASGDIDDDGFMELVSSAAPSVGYCNTMGTATTMNSLAEALGMQLPGSAAIPAPYRERGQISYETGLRIVDMVWEDLRPSDVMTREAFENAIVINSAIGGSTNAPIHLNGIARHLGVPLNNDDWQSIGHDIPLLVNLQPAGEYLGEDYQRAGGVPAVVGELLEAGLLPHPKALTVNGASMGDNCIDRRSENQDVIKPVSAPIKAQAGFINLSGNLFDSAIMKTSVISDNFRQTYLSNPEDLDAFEGRAIVFDGPEEFHHRIDDPAENIDETCILFMRGTGPIGYPGGAEVVNMRPPAYLLKKGVEALPCIGDGRQSGTSGSPSILNASPEAAAGGGLALLKTGDRVRIDLKKCTADMLVPLDELAERARAFEAEGYPYPENHSPWQELFREKVGRFDEGMILKDADNYRDIARKYVPRDNH from the coding sequence ATGAAAAAAATTCAAATTGAAGACTTGAGATCACGTAAATGGTTCATGAATGCGGATAACCGCGAAATGACAGCGCTTTATTTAGAGCGGTATCTGAATTACGGCCTGACACGAAAAGAGCTGCAATCGGGCAAACCGATCATTGGGATCGCCCAAACCGGCAGCGATCTCAGCCCGTGCAACCGCCATCACCTTGAGCTGACCAAGCGCGTGCGCGACGGGATCATCGCGGCCGGCGGCACACCGATTGAAATTCCTGTTCACCCGATTCAGGAAACCGGCAAGCGCCCGACTGCGATGTTAGACCGCAATTTGGCCTATCTATCGCTTGTTGAAACCTTATTTGGCTATCCGCTTGATGGCGTGGTGCTGAATATTGGCTGCGATAAAACCACCCCTGCGCTGCTCATGGCGGCAGCGACGGTGAATATCCCTGCCATCGCGCTTTCGGTAGGACCGATGTTGAATGGCTGGTTCAACGGCGAGCGGACCGGTTCGGGCACCATCGTTTGGAAGGCACGCGAGATGTTGGCCTCGGGCGATATTGATGATGATGGTTTTATGGAGCTGGTTTCCAGTGCCGCACCCTCGGTTGGCTATTGCAATACGATGGGCACCGCCACCACGATGAATTCCTTGGCCGAAGCGCTGGGCATGCAATTGCCCGGCTCTGCAGCGATTCCGGCGCCCTATCGTGAACGCGGGCAAATCAGTTATGAAACTGGTTTGCGGATCGTCGATATGGTGTGGGAAGACCTGCGGCCAAGCGATGTGATGACGCGTGAGGCCTTTGAAAATGCGATCGTGATCAATTCTGCGATTGGCGGCTCTACCAATGCGCCGATCCATTTGAACGGGATTGCGCGCCATCTTGGCGTGCCATTGAACAATGATGATTGGCAGAGCATTGGCCATGACATCCCGCTTTTGGTGAATTTGCAGCCCGCGGGGGAGTATCTGGGTGAAGATTATCAAAGGGCGGGCGGCGTCCCGGCGGTTGTTGGAGAGTTGCTCGAAGCTGGTTTATTGCCGCATCCCAAAGCGCTTACCGTCAATGGCGCATCGATGGGCGATAACTGTATCGACCGGCGCAGCGAAAACCAAGATGTGATCAAACCCGTGAGCGCGCCCATCAAAGCGCAAGCAGGGTTTATAAATTTATCGGGGAACCTGTTTGACAGTGCGATCATGAAAACCTCGGTGATCAGCGATAATTTTCGGCAAACCTATCTGTCAAACCCCGAGGACCTAGATGCGTTCGAAGGCCGGGCTATTGTGTTTGATGGGCCCGAAGAGTTTCACCATCGCATTGATGATCCTGCGGAAAATATCGATGAAACCTGTATTCTTTTCATGCGTGGTACAGGGCCGATTGGATATCCTGGGGGCGCCGAAGTGGTGAATATGCGCCCACCTGCCTATTTGCTGAAAAAAGGCGTTGAGGCGCTGCCTTGTATTGGCGATGGCCGTCAATCGGGCACATCAGGAAGCCCTTCAATTTTGAATGCCTCGCCAGAAGCGGCGGCTGGCGGTGGGCTGGCACTTTTGAAAACTGGCGATCGCGTCCGCATTGATCTTAAAAAATGCACGGCGGATATGCTGGTGCCTTTGGACGAGCTTGCAGAGCGCGCGCGCGCCTTTGAGGCCGAAGGCTATCCCTACCCAGAGAATCATTCGCCCTGGCAAGAGCTGTTCCGCGAAAAGGTCGGGCGCTTCGACGAAGGCATGATTTTGAAAGATGCCGATAATTACAGAGATATTGCGCGCAAATATGTGCCGCGCGACAACCATTAG
- a CDS encoding 2-hydroxyhepta-2,4-diene-1,7-dioate isomerase codes for MKLVRYGAIGSEKPGLIDQNGDLRDLSSHVADIAGAALQDAELDKLRALDPNNLPLVDGSPRLGACVGNIGKFLCIGLNYSDHAAETGAAIPEHPILFAKATSAVVGPNDDVSMPRGSTHTDWEVELGVVIGKTAKYVSQAEALDYVAGYCVINDVSERHFQTSLTGQWTKGKSCDTFGPTGPWLVTRDEIVDPQNLAMSLDVNGKRMQTGNTNTMIFSVAEIIEHLSGLMSLHPGDVISTGTPPGVGMGIKPQPIYLKRGDVMELTIEGLGSQRQSVTEDA; via the coding sequence ATGAAGCTTGTTCGTTACGGGGCCATCGGTTCGGAAAAACCTGGTTTGATTGATCAAAATGGGGATCTGAGAGACCTGTCATCGCATGTTGCTGATATTGCCGGGGCCGCGCTGCAAGATGCAGAGCTGGATAAATTACGCGCGCTCGATCCTAACAACCTGCCATTGGTTGATGGAAGCCCACGCCTGGGCGCCTGCGTCGGAAACATTGGAAAATTTCTGTGTATCGGGTTGAATTATTCCGATCACGCGGCTGAAACTGGCGCCGCAATTCCCGAACATCCAATTTTATTTGCCAAAGCCACATCGGCTGTTGTTGGTCCGAACGATGATGTGTCGATGCCACGCGGATCAACCCATACAGATTGGGAGGTCGAGCTGGGCGTGGTGATCGGTAAAACGGCCAAATATGTCTCGCAAGCAGAGGCGCTTGATTATGTGGCTGGCTATTGCGTTATAAATGATGTGTCTGAGCGCCATTTTCAGACCTCGCTTACGGGGCAGTGGACGAAGGGAAAATCCTGCGACACATTCGGGCCAACCGGTCCTTGGTTGGTCACACGTGACGAAATTGTGGATCCGCAAAACCTGGCGATGAGCCTAGATGTGAACGGCAAGCGTATGCAAACAGGCAACACCAATACGATGATTTTTTCCGTAGCGGAAATAATTGAACATCTTTCTGGGTTGATGTCTTTGCACCCGGGTGATGTGATTAGCACCGGAACCCCCCCTGGCGTTGGAATGGGGATCAAGCCGCAGCCGATTTATCTCAAGCGCGGCGATGTGATGGAGCTGACGATTGAAGGCCTTGGATCGCAGCGTCAAAGCGTTACGGAAGACGCATGA